A genomic stretch from Oleomonas cavernae includes:
- a CDS encoding IS3 family transposase, which produces MTRRQGEGPGLTATVERMCALADVSRGAYYRGWAENCPGREETALRDVLQHLALTHRHYGYRRLTALLRREGWAVNHKRVVRLMREDNLLCLRKAAFKPATTDSRHDWRLWPNLARRLVPLAVNQLWVADITYVRLAEAFVYLAVVLDAFSRKVVGWAMADHLRAELALAALQMALDGREVLPGGLVHHSDRGVQYACGDYIERLQAHGIQPSMSRAGCPYDNAMAESFMKTLKQEEVDGGDYRDLGHATAAIGEFIEAVYNRQRLHSALAYTSPVEFETRSSPQAAAQQPEGLVTTNCP; this is translated from the coding sequence ATGACGCGCCGGCAAGGCGAGGGGCCGGGGCTGACGGCCACGGTCGAGCGGATGTGTGCCCTGGCCGATGTCAGCCGTGGCGCCTACTACCGGGGCTGGGCCGAGAACTGTCCCGGCCGTGAAGAAACGGCGCTGCGCGACGTGCTTCAGCACCTGGCGCTGACCCACCGTCACTACGGCTACCGGCGGCTCACGGCCCTGCTCCGACGTGAGGGCTGGGCGGTCAACCACAAGCGCGTGGTGCGCCTGATGCGCGAGGACAATCTGCTGTGCCTGCGCAAGGCAGCGTTCAAGCCGGCGACGACGGACTCCCGACACGACTGGCGGCTCTGGCCGAACCTGGCGCGCCGGCTGGTCCCGCTGGCGGTCAACCAGCTTTGGGTGGCCGACATCACCTATGTCCGGCTGGCCGAGGCCTTCGTCTACCTGGCGGTGGTGCTCGATGCCTTCAGCCGCAAGGTCGTGGGCTGGGCGATGGCCGACCACCTGCGGGCCGAACTGGCCCTGGCAGCCTTGCAGATGGCGCTCGACGGCCGAGAGGTGCTTCCCGGCGGGCTGGTGCACCATTCCGACCGGGGCGTCCAATATGCCTGCGGTGATTACATCGAGCGCCTGCAAGCCCACGGCATCCAGCCCAGCATGAGCCGGGCCGGCTGCCCTTACGACAATGCCATGGCCGAGAGTTTCATGAAGACGCTGAAGCAGGAAGAGGTCGACGGCGGCGACTACCGTGACCTCGGGCACGCCACGGCCGCTATCGGCGAATTCATCGAAGCGGTCTACAATCGGCAACGGCTCCACTCGGCGCTGGCCTATACCTCGCCGGTGGAGTTCGAAACCCGGTCAAGCCCTCAGGCTGCTGCGCAGCAGCCTGAGGGCTTGGTCACAACCAACTGTCCCTGA
- a CDS encoding ABC transporter ATP-binding protein, which yields MADRTTGRGAAAAPPPARSLKERFGALRNLPAFFALVWRTSPFLTTASLTLRLVRALVPIVSLYIGKLIIDEVVVLVQRPDNPDTLRAWLDSGLIDRLVWLLAAEFALAIATDVLGRIVALIDNLLSQRVSNASSLRLMEHAATLDLEDFEDAEFQDRLERARRQASGRMTLMGQLFGQVQDIVTVVSFGAGLIFYAPWLIVLLVVALVPAFLGEAYFNAQSYSLDFVRTQERRELDYLRLTAASVETAKEVKIFGLHGFLIERYRRLADALYAASRRLAVRRAAWGGVLTAIGTIGYYLAYAYIAWRTLSGDFSVGDLTFLAGSFLRLRGLLEGLLSGLSTTAAQALYVDDLFSFFALRPKIRSPEGALPFPEPIRHGFSFEDVGFRYPGARRWAVRHLSFTLKAGEVLALVGENGAGKTTLVKLLTRLYDPSEGRILLDGRDLRDYDLAALRGNMGVIFQDFVRYNLNAGENIAVGRIEARHERPRIEEAARRSRADDVIAKLPAGLDQMVGKRFRNGVELSGGEWQKVAIARAYMRDAQVLILDEPTAALDARAEFEVFQRFKELSAGKTAILISHRFSSVRMADRILVLADGKVEAAGTHEELIARPGRYAELFELQAAGYR from the coding sequence ATGGCAGATCGGACAACCGGCCGCGGCGCCGCCGCAGCGCCACCACCCGCCCGGTCCCTGAAAGAGCGGTTCGGCGCGCTCAGGAACCTGCCGGCCTTCTTCGCCCTGGTCTGGCGCACCAGCCCGTTCCTGACCACGGCGTCGCTGACGCTGCGCCTGGTGCGGGCGCTGGTGCCGATCGTCAGCCTTTATATCGGCAAGCTGATCATCGACGAGGTGGTCGTGCTGGTGCAGCGGCCGGACAATCCCGACACCCTGCGGGCCTGGCTCGACAGCGGCCTGATCGACCGGCTGGTGTGGCTGCTGGCCGCGGAATTCGCCCTGGCGATTGCAACCGACGTGCTGGGCCGCATCGTCGCGCTGATCGACAATCTCCTGTCGCAGCGGGTCAGCAACGCCTCCAGCCTCCGCCTGATGGAACATGCGGCGACCCTGGATCTCGAAGATTTCGAGGATGCCGAATTCCAGGACCGGCTGGAGCGGGCGCGGCGCCAGGCCAGCGGCCGGATGACCCTGATGGGCCAATTGTTCGGCCAGGTCCAGGACATCGTCACCGTGGTCAGCTTCGGCGCCGGCCTCATCTTCTATGCCCCCTGGCTGATCGTGCTCCTCGTCGTGGCCCTGGTGCCCGCCTTCCTGGGCGAGGCCTATTTCAACGCCCAGAGCTATTCGCTCGACTTTGTCCGCACCCAGGAACGCCGCGAGCTCGACTATCTGCGCCTGACCGCGGCCAGCGTGGAGACGGCCAAGGAGGTGAAGATCTTCGGCCTGCACGGCTTCCTGATCGAGCGCTATCGCCGCCTGGCCGATGCCCTCTATGCCGCCAGCCGGCGCCTGGCCGTGCGCCGGGCCGCCTGGGGCGGGGTGCTGACCGCGATCGGCACCATCGGCTATTACCTCGCCTATGCCTATATCGCCTGGCGGACCTTGAGCGGCGACTTCAGCGTGGGCGACCTGACCTTCCTGGCCGGCTCGTTCCTGCGCCTGCGCGGCCTGCTCGAAGGCCTGCTGTCCGGGCTCTCCACCACCGCGGCCCAGGCCCTCTATGTCGACGACCTGTTTTCCTTCTTTGCCCTTCGGCCCAAGATCCGCTCGCCCGAAGGCGCCCTGCCCTTCCCCGAGCCGATCCGCCACGGCTTCAGCTTCGAGGACGTGGGCTTCCGCTATCCAGGCGCCCGGCGCTGGGCGGTGCGGCATCTCAGCTTCACGCTCAAGGCCGGCGAGGTGCTGGCCCTGGTGGGCGAGAACGGCGCCGGCAAGACCACCCTGGTGAAGCTCTTAACCCGCCTCTACGACCCCAGCGAGGGCCGCATCCTGCTCGACGGGCGTGACCTGCGCGATTACGATCTCGCCGCCCTGCGCGGCAACATGGGCGTGATCTTCCAGGATTTCGTCCGCTACAACCTCAACGCCGGCGAGAATATCGCGGTCGGCCGGATCGAGGCCCGGCACGAGCGCCCCCGGATCGAGGAGGCGGCAAGGCGCAGCCGCGCCGACGACGTCATCGCCAAGCTGCCGGCGGGCCTCGATCAGATGGTGGGCAAGCGCTTCCGCAACGGGGTGGAACTGTCGGGCGGCGAATGGCAGAAGGTCGCCATCGCCCGGGCCTATATGCGCGACGCCCAGGTGCTGATCCTGGACGAGCCGACGGCGGCGCTCGACGCCCGGGCCGAATTCGAGGTGTTCCAGCGCTTCAAGGAACTCAGCGCCGGCAAGACCGCCATCCTGATCTCCCACCGCTTCTCCAGCGTGCGCATGGCCGACCGCATCCTGGTGCTGGCCGACGGCAAGGTGGAAGCCGCCGGCACCCACGAGGAACTCATCGCCCGCCCCGGCCGCTACGCGGAACTGTTCGAGTTGCAGGCGGCGGGGTACCGGTAG
- a CDS encoding BrnT family toxin produces the protein MDYAWDDPKAAANLAKHGIDFLDAIGALTDPHRLEDVDDRFAYGEERMRTIGMTRGNVLFVVTTMRGENLCHIISARRATRHEQDQYYAGTH, from the coding sequence ATGGACTACGCATGGGACGATCCCAAGGCTGCCGCCAATCTGGCCAAGCATGGGATCGATTTCCTCGATGCCATCGGCGCGCTGACCGATCCCCATCGACTCGAGGATGTCGATGATCGCTTCGCCTATGGTGAGGAGCGGATGCGCACCATCGGCATGACGCGCGGCAACGTTTTGTTCGTCGTCACCACCATGCGCGGCGAGAACCTCTGCCACATCATCTCGGCCCGGAGGGCGACACGACATGAGCAAGACCAATATTACGCGGGTACGCATTGA
- a CDS encoding alpha/beta hydrolase, producing the protein MLNRIYRGILRVTLKPVLRSTFSVGFQRKWTHFLGVMMLGPRGTRARQQSMNGVPAEYVTVGEPAADLAILYLHGGGYNLCSARGYRAVTGRFAKSSGVAVHVPDYRLAPEHPHPAALEDALRAYRWLRQQGLRHIAIAGDSAGGGLTLATAVALRDAGEPMPVALALISPWVDLAARGETYRTHVQRDPQISPDGAAQWARAYTRDLPLDHPLCSPLYADLKGLPPMLIHVGSEEILLSDSLSLQARARAAGVDVRLREFAGMWHDFQIQAGLVKEGAESLTALGGFLRGQLDRHAAAKSST; encoded by the coding sequence ATGCTGAACAGAATTTATCGCGGCATCTTGCGTGTCACGCTCAAGCCGGTATTGCGCTCCACCTTCTCCGTTGGCTTCCAGCGTAAATGGACGCATTTTCTCGGCGTCATGATGCTCGGTCCGCGCGGGACGCGCGCCCGCCAGCAGAGCATGAATGGCGTACCCGCAGAGTATGTGACGGTCGGCGAGCCCGCTGCCGATCTGGCCATTCTCTATCTGCACGGCGGCGGCTACAACCTCTGCTCGGCGCGGGGTTACCGTGCCGTCACGGGGCGCTTCGCCAAGTCGTCGGGTGTTGCGGTGCACGTCCCGGACTACCGATTGGCCCCTGAGCACCCTCATCCCGCGGCGCTGGAAGATGCGCTGCGCGCTTACCGCTGGCTGCGGCAGCAGGGGCTGCGTCACATCGCGATCGCCGGCGATTCGGCCGGTGGCGGACTGACGCTCGCCACGGCCGTCGCCCTGCGCGATGCCGGCGAGCCGATGCCGGTGGCGCTCGCCTTGATCTCCCCTTGGGTCGATCTTGCCGCCCGCGGTGAAACCTACAGGACCCACGTCCAGCGCGATCCCCAGATCTCGCCGGACGGCGCTGCACAATGGGCGCGGGCCTACACCCGGGACCTGCCGCTTGATCACCCGCTGTGCTCGCCGCTCTATGCCGACTTGAAGGGCCTGCCGCCCATGCTGATCCATGTCGGCAGCGAGGAAATATTGCTCAGCGATTCCTTGAGTTTGCAGGCGCGCGCCCGCGCCGCCGGGGTCGACGTCCGGCTGCGTGAATTCGCGGGGATGTGGCATGACTTCCAGATCCAGGCCGGCCTGGTCAAGGAAGGGGCTGAATCGCTGACAGCCCTGGGCGGGTTTCTGCGCGGCCAGTTGGACCGCCACGCAGCCGCAAAATCATCGACCTGA
- a CDS encoding group II truncated hemoglobin codes for MQTSPYDLIGGEPTVRRLTRRFYELMDELPEAAACRAIHKPSLAATEQKLYEYLTGWLGGPPLFTDKYGHPMLRARHLPFTIGEAEIDGWLACFTRAWAEAVPPGPLADTIFARVHDLARHMRNKVDNT; via the coding sequence ATGCAGACCTCTCCCTACGACCTCATCGGCGGCGAGCCGACCGTCCGGCGCCTGACCCGGCGCTTCTATGAATTGATGGACGAACTGCCGGAGGCCGCCGCCTGCCGCGCCATCCACAAGCCCAGCCTGGCGGCGACCGAACAGAAACTCTATGAGTATCTCACCGGCTGGCTGGGCGGCCCGCCCCTGTTCACCGACAAATACGGCCACCCCATGCTGCGCGCCCGCCACCTGCCGTTCACGATCGGCGAGGCCGAGATCGACGGCTGGCTCGCCTGCTTCACCCGCGCCTGGGCCGAGGCGGTGCCGCCGGGGCCGCTCGCCGACACGATTTTCGCGCGGGTGCATGACTTGGCGCGGCATATGCGGAATAAGGTGGACAACACGTAG
- a CDS encoding OmpA family protein has product MTRLYLALAVAAAMLGGCETTAKRSERPIVGGQPAGVMLGGPYKTVFFRWNSATLEPESHAIVQDFAISIKSLEISAIELRGHADRSGPSAYNHRLSLRRANAVKAALIALGLTSVKIVVIAEGEHAPLVPTPDGVREPQNRFVTLGEAEDEGHQHSSTE; this is encoded by the coding sequence ATGACACGCCTGTATCTCGCCCTGGCTGTCGCCGCCGCCATGCTCGGGGGCTGCGAGACGACCGCGAAGAGATCGGAGAGGCCCATCGTTGGCGGGCAACCGGCCGGCGTAATGCTCGGGGGTCCCTACAAAACGGTCTTCTTCCGTTGGAATTCGGCCACCCTGGAGCCTGAATCGCATGCAATCGTCCAGGACTTTGCAATATCGATAAAGAGTCTGGAGATCTCGGCGATCGAATTGCGCGGCCACGCCGATCGCAGCGGCCCGTCAGCATACAATCATCGACTCTCCCTTCGACGCGCCAACGCAGTAAAGGCAGCACTGATCGCGCTGGGCCTCACAAGCGTGAAAATTGTTGTCATCGCCGAGGGAGAGCATGCGCCTCTCGTTCCCACCCCAGATGGAGTTCGGGAACCGCAAAATCGGTTTGTTACGCTGGGTGAGGCTGAAGACGAAGGGCATCAGCATTCGTCGACTGAGTAA
- a CDS encoding SMI1/KNR4 family protein, with amino-acid sequence MKLRWPEFLRWPSFRSAVPDDQAPLPARDELQCWWRRTAAGIVAEDVTDAQIRAPEARYDVVLPEDFRDYLRCSSPVEFNLDEHFGNWWGIREIKNIPDEWGPEIGPLVPGRADQYLFFLDHCFWAWAWAISCADDESRGKVVLIAGIEHDKVVADSFTDFVRKYTRSWGDVL; translated from the coding sequence ATGAAACTTCGCTGGCCGGAGTTCTTACGGTGGCCGTCCTTCAGGTCGGCTGTGCCGGACGATCAGGCCCCCCTTCCAGCCCGTGATGAACTGCAGTGCTGGTGGCGGCGGACGGCGGCGGGCATCGTAGCGGAAGACGTAACTGACGCGCAGATCCGCGCGCCGGAAGCGCGGTACGACGTGGTTTTGCCGGAGGATTTCCGGGACTATCTTCGTTGTTCATCGCCGGTCGAATTTAACCTGGATGAGCATTTCGGAAATTGGTGGGGGATCCGGGAAATCAAGAATATTCCCGATGAGTGGGGCCCCGAGATCGGCCCATTGGTGCCGGGCCGGGCCGACCAATACCTGTTCTTCCTGGATCACTGCTTCTGGGCCTGGGCCTGGGCGATCTCGTGCGCCGACGACGAGAGCAGGGGCAAGGTGGTGCTGATCGCCGGGATCGAACACGACAAGGTCGTGGCCGACAGTTTCACCGACTTTGTCCGCAAATATACCCGTTCGTGGGGGGACGTGCTGTGA
- a CDS encoding macro domain-containing protein yields the protein MKLILTAMDQALAKAWAKHCGDLTDVSVHHGSILDVSCDAVVSPANSFGFMDGGIDALYFEHFGAAIQDRVRHAILTRHHGELLIGRAEIVGTGDPRQPYLIAAPTMRVPMALGSETVNPYLVAKAVMLLVRHGVFAEGPHAGVPIADHVHAVAFPGLGTGVGRVSPETCARQMRAAIDEHLAGRPRLPTSWAEASERHQLLYTDRPRRLQ from the coding sequence ATGAAGCTGATCCTCACGGCCATGGATCAAGCCCTGGCCAAGGCGTGGGCGAAGCATTGCGGTGACCTGACCGATGTCAGCGTTCATCACGGCTCGATCCTTGACGTTTCCTGCGATGCCGTGGTCAGCCCGGCCAACAGTTTCGGCTTTATGGATGGCGGGATCGACGCGCTCTACTTCGAGCATTTCGGCGCGGCGATTCAAGACCGGGTGCGTCACGCGATCTTGACCAGGCATCACGGCGAACTGCTGATCGGCCGTGCCGAGATCGTCGGGACGGGCGATCCGCGGCAGCCTTACCTGATCGCGGCGCCAACCATGCGCGTGCCGATGGCCCTGGGATCTGAAACGGTCAATCCCTATCTGGTGGCCAAGGCGGTGATGCTGCTTGTCCGCCATGGCGTCTTTGCCGAGGGCCCGCATGCCGGCGTTCCGATTGCCGACCATGTTCACGCCGTGGCGTTTCCCGGCCTTGGCACGGGTGTGGGGCGGGTCTCTCCGGAAACCTGTGCCCGGCAAATGCGGGCGGCGATCGACGAGCATCTGGCCGGCAGGCCGCGCCTGCCAACCTCCTGGGCAGAAGCCAGCGAGAGGCACCAATTGCTCTACACCGATCGGCCGCGGCGGCTGCAATAG
- a CDS encoding Rossmann-fold NAD(P)-binding domain-containing protein encodes MVEPGFFRTDFLDGQSLSVAEPIADYAETVGVTRDLAGRYNHAQPGDPARLAKAMIILVNAEQPPARLPLGSDTVARITAKNDHVAAEMAAWRDLAVSTDGAW; translated from the coding sequence GTGGTCGAACCCGGCTTCTTCCGCACCGATTTCCTCGACGGCCAGTCGCTGTCGGTGGCCGAGCCGATCGCCGACTATGCCGAAACCGTGGGCGTTACCCGAGATCTGGCCGGCCGGTACAACCATGCCCAGCCCGGCGACCCGGCCAGGCTGGCCAAGGCGATGATCATCCTGGTCAATGCCGAGCAGCCGCCCGCCCGCCTGCCCCTGGGCAGCGACACGGTCGCCCGCATCACGGCCAAGAACGACCATGTCGCGGCCGAAATGGCGGCGTGGCGCGACCTGGCCGTCTCGACCGACGGCGCCTGGTAA
- a CDS encoding alpha/beta hydrolase: MTRKLFYALGGGAAIYLVLCGLMFAFQRSLQYFPDQAPMDPAAVGLPSIMAETLATPDGERLVVWWSPPTDPGKPSFLYLHGNGANLMARAPHLRRLIADGNGLLAVSWRGYGGSTGASTEAGFLVDAQTAYAALAARVDPARLVIVGESIGTGIAARLAAETRPAGLILDSSFTSTADIAATLYPWLPVRLLMLDQFRADLAAPNIEAPVLQLHCRDDPVTPLALAASLQPLFRNARPMIIVEDRCHTVPLDDFDAAVRAFVAQLPSG, translated from the coding sequence GTGACCAGAAAGCTGTTCTACGCCCTGGGCGGCGGCGCAGCGATCTACCTTGTCCTATGCGGCCTGATGTTCGCCTTCCAGCGCTCGTTGCAATATTTTCCCGATCAGGCGCCCATGGACCCGGCGGCTGTGGGCCTTCCTTCGATCATGGCGGAGACGCTGGCGACACCCGATGGCGAACGGCTGGTCGTTTGGTGGTCGCCGCCGACCGATCCGGGCAAACCCAGTTTCCTCTACCTCCACGGCAACGGTGCCAACCTGATGGCCCGGGCGCCGCACCTGCGCCGCCTGATCGCGGACGGCAACGGCCTGCTGGCGGTCAGTTGGCGCGGCTATGGCGGCTCGACCGGTGCATCGACCGAGGCGGGCTTCCTGGTCGACGCTCAGACCGCCTATGCCGCCCTCGCCGCCAGGGTCGACCCCGCGCGGCTGGTAATCGTCGGTGAATCGATCGGCACCGGCATCGCCGCGCGGCTGGCAGCGGAAACCAGGCCCGCCGGTTTGATCCTCGATTCGAGTTTCACCTCGACAGCGGACATCGCCGCCACGCTCTATCCCTGGCTGCCCGTCCGCCTGCTGATGCTCGATCAATTTCGGGCCGACCTGGCCGCCCCGAATATCGAGGCACCGGTGTTGCAACTGCATTGCCGGGACGATCCGGTTACCCCATTGGCCCTGGCCGCCAGCCTCCAGCCTTTGTTTCGCAACGCCCGCCCCATGATCATCGTCGAGGACCGCTGCCACACCGTTCCCCTCGACGATTTCGACGCGGCCGTCCGGGCCTTCGTCGCGCAACTGCCAAGCGGATAG
- a CDS encoding DUF1097 domain-containing protein has product MPILTALAISIGALGGIATWAFVGPLAGFGLQIWAAFVAWAAYYHSGGKAAALKSNLPAHIFGAFVGWAALFAITKLAGALGVPLAGGLCVGIGAAAIVLAANLPLLAGIPSSVYGFGCVAGFTLLAGKLELLTAASIVDNPFINIVVSMAIGALLAFASEKIGTALAAKPAAAGAPAA; this is encoded by the coding sequence ATGCCAATACTAACAGCTCTTGCAATCAGCATAGGGGCGCTCGGCGGTATCGCGACGTGGGCCTTTGTCGGCCCGCTCGCGGGGTTCGGGCTGCAGATATGGGCGGCCTTCGTCGCCTGGGCGGCCTACTACCATTCGGGCGGCAAGGCGGCTGCCCTCAAAAGCAATCTGCCGGCGCACATATTCGGTGCCTTCGTCGGCTGGGCCGCGCTGTTCGCCATCACGAAGCTGGCGGGTGCGCTCGGCGTGCCGCTTGCCGGCGGGCTGTGCGTGGGGATCGGCGCGGCCGCGATCGTGCTCGCCGCGAACCTGCCGCTGCTCGCCGGCATACCGTCGTCGGTCTACGGCTTCGGTTGCGTCGCCGGCTTCACGCTGCTTGCCGGCAAGCTGGAGTTGCTCACCGCGGCTTCCATCGTCGACAACCCGTTCATCAACATCGTCGTTTCGATGGCGATCGGTGCGCTGCTCGCCTTCGCCTCGGAAAAGATCGGGACGGCGCTCGCCGCAAAGCCGGCCGCCGCCGGCGCCCCTGCTGCGTGA
- a CDS encoding OmpA family protein — translation MQRWLLALALAFGGTLAGCATTITTTTQVFQDPPPEIIVCYSYMIFFDWNSAALSDEARAIVGDFAQFIKANDITEIELVGHTDASGPRGYNLRLSLRRVEAVKAALVALGIPQAMIKTAAKGESALLVPTPDGIREPQNRRAELVAP, via the coding sequence ATGCAGCGCTGGCTTTTGGCCCTGGCTCTCGCGTTCGGGGGTACACTTGCCGGCTGTGCCACCACCATCACCACCACGACACAGGTCTTTCAGGATCCGCCGCCGGAGATCATCGTCTGTTACAGCTATATGATTTTCTTCGACTGGAATTCCGCAGCACTCAGCGATGAGGCTCGCGCGATCGTCGGCGATTTTGCGCAGTTCATAAAAGCGAACGACATTACCGAGATCGAACTCGTTGGCCATACAGACGCATCCGGCCCCAGGGGATATAATCTTCGTCTGTCGCTTAGGCGCGTCGAAGCCGTAAAGGCAGCGCTGGTCGCCTTGGGCATTCCGCAAGCAATGATAAAGACGGCTGCCAAGGGCGAAAGTGCTCTGCTCGTCCCAACGCCCGACGGCATCCGGGAGCCACAAAACCGACGCGCCGAGCTTGTCGCGCCGTAG
- a CDS encoding DUF2569 domain-containing protein, which yields MTQQSVQVAAEGPVGIGGWLILPIIGLIGSCLLTGYSLLQSLPDIEALMAATDLPEGLYTFVLIELAANVALIVLALGTLARLFAKSRRFPATYISWLVFSLVVVVGDTLVATLVFDIASDDQSIKDIVRTVAACAIWIPYTLVSVRVKNTFVH from the coding sequence ATGACGCAACAATCAGTGCAAGTGGCAGCCGAGGGGCCTGTCGGGATCGGCGGCTGGCTGATCCTGCCGATCATCGGCCTGATCGGCTCGTGCCTTCTCACCGGCTACAGCCTCCTGCAGTCGCTGCCCGACATCGAGGCTCTGATGGCGGCCACGGACCTGCCGGAGGGCCTCTACACCTTCGTCCTGATCGAGCTGGCGGCGAATGTCGCCTTGATCGTGCTGGCGCTCGGCACCCTCGCTCGGCTGTTTGCCAAGAGCCGCCGGTTTCCCGCGACCTATATTTCCTGGCTGGTGTTCTCGCTCGTCGTCGTCGTTGGCGACACTCTGGTCGCCACGCTGGTCTTCGACATCGCAAGCGATGACCAGTCGATCAAGGACATCGTGCGCACCGTGGCCGCCTGCGCCATCTGGATCCCCTACACCCTGGTCTCGGTGCGGGTGAAAAACACCTTCGTCCACTAA
- a CDS encoding AraC family transcriptional regulator, giving the protein MSIMVRAGGIRAYAAVMQGLGADPGPFLRRHHIAPQALDDDDALLDLGAVAHLLEASSAETGCGDLGLRIAENQDIGILGKLGVIIQSAATGLEAFQIASRYIFVHSQGLALTINPHSEAIEGAVEIVFEIRPPQRQNVDLSLGLAHRFASALLGVHYDLKLVTLPHTPVASPSRYRRFFGAPVTANQERAALHVGAASLRAELRGVNPALRQITEDYLSRHFRVPGDATSTRVRLALRRMLGTPQATMEGIAAMLAIHPRTLHRRLQAEGTGFEAIKESLRQELALQYLRETKVSLGQVSGLLGFPEQSAFTRSSRRWFGKTPSAIRKEARSSQLDTAQAPSSVRD; this is encoded by the coding sequence ATGTCTATTATGGTGCGCGCCGGTGGCATACGGGCCTATGCGGCCGTCATGCAGGGGCTGGGTGCCGACCCGGGGCCGTTCCTGCGGCGGCATCACATCGCACCCCAGGCGTTGGACGACGACGACGCCCTGTTGGACCTGGGCGCGGTGGCGCATCTGCTCGAAGCCAGCAGCGCGGAAACCGGCTGTGGTGACCTCGGGCTGCGGATCGCCGAGAACCAGGATATCGGCATCCTGGGAAAGCTCGGCGTTATCATCCAAAGCGCGGCGACGGGCTTGGAGGCGTTCCAGATCGCCTCGCGATACATATTCGTTCACAGCCAGGGACTGGCGCTGACGATCAACCCGCACAGCGAGGCGATCGAGGGGGCGGTCGAAATCGTCTTCGAGATCCGGCCGCCGCAGCGGCAAAACGTCGATCTTTCCCTCGGCCTGGCCCATCGCTTCGCCAGCGCGCTGCTGGGCGTGCACTACGACCTGAAGCTGGTCACGCTCCCGCACACGCCGGTCGCGTCGCCGAGCCGTTATCGCCGCTTCTTCGGCGCGCCGGTCACCGCCAACCAGGAGCGCGCGGCCTTGCATGTGGGCGCAGCTTCCCTGCGGGCCGAACTGCGGGGCGTCAATCCCGCGCTGCGGCAGATCACCGAGGACTACCTGTCCCGGCACTTCCGCGTGCCCGGCGACGCCACCAGCACGCGGGTGCGGCTCGCCCTTCGGCGCATGCTGGGCACGCCGCAGGCGACCATGGAAGGCATCGCGGCCATGCTCGCCATCCATCCCCGCACCCTGCACCGCCGACTCCAGGCGGAGGGCACCGGATTCGAGGCCATCAAGGAATCCCTGCGCCAGGAGCTGGCGCTGCAATACCTGCGGGAGACCAAGGTTTCACTCGGTCAGGTCTCGGGACTGCTCGGGTTCCCCGAGCAATCGGCCTTCACCCGATCAAGCCGACGCTGGTTCGGCAAGACCCCGTCGGCCATCCGGAAAGAAGCCAGGTCCAGCCAGCTCGACACCGCCCAGGCGCCGTCATCGGTACGGGACTGA
- a CDS encoding helix-turn-helix domain-containing protein encodes MSKTNITRVRIEAGQPAPEGRTDWERVRAMTDEEVTAAALSDPDAQPMTAEQLARMRRTPNVRALRARLGMTQEQFARTYRLPLGTVRDWEQGRTRPDAPALALLAVIEREPEAARRALT; translated from the coding sequence ATGAGCAAGACCAATATTACGCGGGTACGCATTGAGGCGGGGCAGCCGGCGCCAGAAGGCCGGACCGACTGGGAGCGGGTGCGCGCCATGACCGACGAGGAGGTGACGGCCGCGGCCTTGTCCGATCCCGACGCCCAGCCGATGACGGCGGAGCAGCTGGCACGAATGCGCCGGACGCCCAACGTCAGGGCGTTGCGCGCCCGCCTCGGCATGACCCAGGAGCAGTTTGCCCGTACCTATCGCTTGCCGCTCGGCACCGTGCGGGATTGGGAGCAGGGACGGACCCGCCCGGATGCTCCGGCCTTGGCGCTGCTGGCGGTGATCGAACGCGAGCCGGAAGCGGCACGCCGCGCCCTCACCTGA
- a CDS encoding HigA family addiction module antitoxin has product MARDIPLPHPGEILKSEFLDPMGLSVYALAKSIHVPRSRINEICHGRQGITASIALRLGKFFGVDPQWFMNMQSKYDLATQGEAQAAVIDEIQPRAA; this is encoded by the coding sequence ATGGCCCGTGACATTCCGCTGCCCCATCCAGGCGAAATCCTGAAGAGTGAATTCCTCGATCCCATGGGCCTGTCGGTCTATGCGCTGGCCAAGTCCATCCATGTGCCGCGTAGCCGGATCAACGAGATCTGCCACGGCCGCCAGGGCATCACCGCCAGCATCGCCCTGCGCCTGGGCAAGTTCTTCGGCGTCGATCCGCAGTGGTTCATGAACATGCAGTCGAAGTACGACCTCGCCACGCAGGGCGAGGCGCAGGCGGCGGTGATCGACGAGATCCAGCCGCGCGCGGCGTGA